From one Coxiella-like endosymbiont genomic stretch:
- a CDS encoding NAD(P)H-hydrate epimerase translates to MVKLYQNHQIRELEQLATESGIDAYELMVRAGEAAFKSLIKRWPTLKEITVCCGKGNNGGDGLVIARLAHQQGFKVTVYSLVKPTDYRGPAAQAAQVCETQGISIQPFPSPLCFEGG, encoded by the coding sequence ATGGTCAAACTCTATCAGAATCACCAAATCCGTGAACTAGAGCAATTGGCAACCGAATCTGGCATCGATGCTTACGAGCTCATGGTTCGTGCCGGGGAGGCTGCTTTTAAAAGCCTGATCAAGCGTTGGCCCACCCTTAAAGAAATCACAGTTTGTTGCGGAAAGGGAAACAATGGTGGCGACGGATTGGTTATCGCCCGTTTGGCGCATCAGCAAGGTTTTAAGGTTACGGTTTATTCTCTAGTCAAACCTACCGACTATCGCGGTCCTGCTGCTCAAGCAGCCCAGGTTTGTGAAACACAAGGCATTTCGATTCAACCTTTTCCTTCTCCACTTTGTTTCGAAGGGGGGTGA
- a CDS encoding NAD(P)H-hydrate epimerase encodes MIIDALLGSGLKGEIQSPYTEIITAINEAAEPVLAVDVPSGVNADTGEVQATAVKANLTITFIGLKQGLYTVRAPAYCGELVLASLGLPDPLFAQVKTHTQLLDWSYVQPLLPLQRERDAHKGNYGHVLVVGGDYGMGEQSVWRLKLLLGWEPD; translated from the coding sequence GTGATCATAGATGCCCTTTTAGGAAGTGGTCTAAAAGGAGAAATCCAGTCACCCTATACTGAAATTATCACAGCGATTAATGAAGCCGCAGAACCTGTGCTAGCAGTTGATGTCCCCTCGGGTGTTAATGCCGATACGGGAGAAGTACAAGCAACGGCTGTAAAAGCCAATTTAACCATCACCTTTATAGGATTGAAACAAGGATTATATACCGTTCGAGCACCAGCTTATTGTGGTGAACTTGTATTAGCCTCATTGGGTCTTCCTGATCCTTTATTTGCGCAGGTAAAAACGCATACCCAATTATTGGATTGGTCCTACGTACAACCTTTGCTCCCTCTCCAACGAGAACGTGATGCTCATAAAGGTAATTATGGCCATGTATTAGTAGTTGGCGGCGATTATGGAATGGGGGAGCAGTCCGTATGGCGGCTGAAGCTGCTGCTCGGGTGGGAGCCGGATTAG
- a CDS encoding NAD(P)H-hydrate dehydratase, with amino-acid sequence MAAEAAARVGAGLVTVATRSEHVPIVSGSRPELMCYQVAEANDLESLLESATVVVIGPGLGKSDWAKALLNKVLLTRIPKVLDADGLNLLAENPIYREDWILTPHPGEASRLLNVSCQEIQSDRFEAIRQLAQRYRGVVVLKGAGTLIKGKEKEISVCSAGNPGMATGGMGDILSGVIGGLLAQRLSFMMAAQAGVFIHSLAADRAAEEGGERGLLATDLFPHLRALVNVNPSGSKYF; translated from the coding sequence ATGGCGGCTGAAGCTGCTGCTCGGGTGGGAGCCGGATTAGTGACTGTTGCGACTCGTTCTGAGCATGTACCGATTGTAAGTGGATCGCGACCCGAATTAATGTGTTATCAAGTAGCTGAGGCGAATGACTTAGAGAGTCTCCTTGAATCAGCCACTGTAGTAGTAATTGGGCCAGGATTAGGAAAATCAGACTGGGCAAAAGCGTTATTAAACAAAGTATTACTTACGAGAATTCCTAAGGTGCTTGATGCTGATGGCTTGAATTTATTGGCAGAAAACCCTATCTACCGAGAAGATTGGATATTAACTCCTCATCCTGGTGAGGCTTCGCGATTATTGAATGTCTCTTGTCAAGAAATTCAAAGCGATCGATTCGAAGCGATTCGACAACTGGCCCAGCGTTATCGGGGTGTAGTGGTTTTAAAAGGAGCCGGCACTTTAATTAAAGGAAAAGAAAAGGAGATTTCTGTTTGTTCTGCAGGAAATCCTGGCATGGCTACCGGTGGTATGGGAGATATTTTAAGTGGTGTCATTGGGGGCTTGTTAGCTCAACGATTAAGCTTCATGATGGCTGCTCAAGCGGGAGTCTTTATTCACTCGCTGGCGGCAGATCGTGCTGCCGAGGAAGGTGGGGAGAGAGGATTATTGGCTACAGATTTGTTCCCTCATTTGCGTGCTTTAGTGAATGTGAATCCTAGCGGAAGTAAATACTT